In the uncultured Methanobacterium sp. genome, one interval contains:
- a CDS encoding MBL fold metallo-hydrolase, with product MRIIPLAFESLGVRSMATFVETDQKILIDPGTSIAPKRFGFPPWKDEFDALHETRARVQEYAKKANILTISHYHHDHFTPFSLGRYLDSSPRYAEEMYRGKKLFIKHPTENINKNQQKRARDLLKNLKHLGTRDIHYADGNSFEVGDTLFKFSKALPHGAEGSRVGFVITTTIEWENKKLMHASDVQGPMGDAARELILNENPDTLILSGPPIYLEGFILEKKDVVRAQKNLIEIARKIPRVVVDHHLLRDLRCFDFIKEVKDESKGEVLVASELLGKEPYLLEARRKEFYF from the coding sequence GTGAGGATTATACCTCTGGCCTTTGAAAGTTTGGGTGTCCGTTCCATGGCCACCTTCGTAGAGACAGATCAGAAGATACTGATTGACCCTGGCACATCCATCGCCCCAAAAAGGTTCGGATTCCCACCTTGGAAGGATGAATTCGATGCCTTGCATGAAACGCGGGCCAGAGTACAGGAATACGCTAAAAAAGCAAACATCCTGACCATCAGCCATTACCACCACGATCATTTCACTCCTTTTAGTCTGGGAAGATATCTGGACTCATCACCCCGTTATGCTGAGGAAATGTACCGGGGTAAAAAGCTGTTTATTAAACATCCCACTGAAAATATAAATAAAAACCAGCAGAAAAGGGCCCGGGATCTTTTAAAGAATTTAAAACACTTAGGGACTCGGGACATCCATTATGCAGATGGAAATTCATTTGAAGTAGGGGATACTCTTTTCAAATTTTCAAAAGCACTCCCCCATGGTGCAGAGGGCAGCCGCGTGGGCTTTGTTATAACCACCACCATAGAATGGGAGAATAAGAAGTTAATGCATGCATCAGATGTGCAGGGACCTATGGGGGATGCTGCCAGAGAACTCATACTTAATGAAAACCCGGATACTCTGATTTTAAGTGGTCCACCCATCTATCTGGAGGGTTTCATCCTTGAAAAGAAAGATGTGGTACGTGCACAGAAAAACTTAATTGAAATTGCCCGGAAAATTCCCAGAGTGGTAGTTGATCATCATCTTTTAAGGGATCTTCGCTGTTTTGACTTTATAAAAGAAGTTAAGGATGAATCAAAAGGCGAAGTACTGGTAGCATCGGAACTTCTGGGTAAAGAACCTTATCTTTTGGAAGCAAGACGAAAGGAGTTTTATTTTTAG
- a CDS encoding TIGR00300 family protein has product MYNREVKLTGHIIDSLTLPTALDLIMDMGGDFQILEFNVGKRKKDTSLARIKVSADSESLLGEILDELAEIGAMVVEIREVNLEAASKDKTLPADFYSTTNHPTFIRFQNEWIPVENIEMDCMIVVDPQSPKAIIKPIGRIEKGDLVVVGREGIKVMAPQRPRGKKGVFEFMGSDASSEKPLQTIIKSIAKEVREVKNRGGKIAVVGGPAIIHTGSGPVLARMVKEGLVDVIFAGNALATHDIESALYGTSLGMCVKTGEAVARGHRHHIYAINQINQAGSIKDAVEQGVLKKGVMYECVKNDVPFVLAGSIRDDGPLPDVITDVIEAQDEMRKYVPGVDMVIMIATMLHSIAVGNMLPSQVKSICVDINPATVTKLGDRGSAQVLGIVTDVGAFLPMLYHEINHSDKED; this is encoded by the coding sequence ATGTATAACCGAGAAGTCAAGCTTACTGGACATATTATTGATTCACTTACTCTTCCCACGGCCCTGGACCTTATTATGGATATGGGAGGAGACTTCCAGATACTGGAGTTTAATGTGGGTAAACGTAAAAAGGATACCAGTCTTGCCAGGATTAAAGTTTCAGCAGACAGTGAATCCCTTTTAGGTGAAATTTTAGATGAACTGGCAGAAATAGGGGCCATGGTAGTGGAGATCAGGGAAGTTAATTTAGAAGCTGCCAGCAAGGATAAAACACTACCAGCTGACTTTTATTCCACCACCAACCATCCCACTTTTATCCGCTTCCAGAATGAGTGGATACCTGTGGAAAACATTGAAATGGATTGTATGATTGTGGTTGACCCCCAGAGTCCTAAAGCCATCATAAAACCCATCGGCCGGATAGAAAAAGGTGACCTGGTTGTTGTTGGCCGTGAGGGAATCAAGGTTATGGCACCACAACGTCCCAGGGGTAAAAAGGGAGTATTTGAGTTCATGGGAAGTGATGCATCCTCGGAAAAACCACTCCAGACCATTATCAAGAGCATTGCCAAGGAAGTACGGGAAGTTAAAAACCGAGGGGGTAAAATCGCCGTGGTTGGTGGACCAGCCATCATCCACACCGGCTCAGGTCCAGTACTGGCCAGGATGGTCAAAGAGGGATTGGTGGATGTTATCTTTGCTGGTAACGCACTGGCCACCCATGACATTGAAAGCGCACTCTACGGAACATCCCTGGGAATGTGTGTGAAGACTGGTGAAGCTGTGGCACGTGGACACCGCCACCACATCTACGCCATCAACCAGATAAACCAGGCTGGCTCTATAAAGGATGCAGTGGAACAGGGTGTTCTTAAGAAGGGAGTTATGTATGAATGTGTGAAGAATGATGTTCCATTCGTACTGGCTGGCTCCATACGGGATGACGGACCCCTCCCTGATGTTATAACTGATGTGATTGAAGCCCAGGACGAGATGAGGAAGTACGTCCCAGGTGTGGATATGGTAATTATGATCGCCACCATGCTCCATTCCATAGCCGTTGGAAACATGCTACCATCCCAGGTTAAGAGTATTTGCGTGGATATTAACCCTGCAACAGTCACTAAACTTGGTGATCGGGGTAGTGCACAGGTACTGGGTATTGTTACAGATGTAGGTGCGTTTTTACCAATGCTTTATCATGAAATTAATCATTCCGATAAAGAAGACTGA
- a CDS encoding adenine deaminase, with protein MLKGNLLNLFTEKIYPAEVEIQDGKIKCVREIKGEFKNYILPGFIDSHIHVESSMLTPSRFAEAVVPHGTTSVVADPHEIANVLGITGINYMMQDASTVPLRFFFTAPSCVPATPFETSGAVLGPEEIEELLQMDDVVALGEMMNFPGVIGENPIVLEKIKLAHKHSKPVDGHAPLLSGTDLCKYIAAGISTDHECSRLEEAREKKKLGMKIMIREGSSARNLEELWSVGGDFLVSDDRHPEDLLEGHLDQTLQKAVQLGMDPVEAIRMVTVNPASHYHLDTGLISPGKKADLVLVEDLEKFKVQKVLIDGKLVAQEGKVLFKVQPTPIENTFQLSDTKPSDFEIYSNISNATNATNATNATNATNATNATNATNATNATNATNATNANKAKVRVIKVIEGQLLTEESETALKIENNILKPDLQQDILKIAVVERYGANNISNAFINGFGLKEGAIASSVAHDSHNIIVVGTNSQDMAVAVNTLKKNRGGLVAVRDDEVHSLKLPIAGLMSTMNAQDVYNQLTHLHDVVEDMGSKLTSPFMTMSFMALLVIPRLKISDKGLFDVESFQFVDVLK; from the coding sequence ATGTTAAAAGGAAACCTATTAAACCTCTTCACAGAAAAAATCTATCCCGCAGAGGTGGAAATCCAGGATGGGAAGATTAAATGTGTCCGGGAAATCAAGGGGGAATTTAAAAACTACATCCTCCCGGGGTTTATCGATTCACACATCCACGTTGAAAGCTCCATGCTAACTCCTTCTCGTTTTGCCGAGGCAGTAGTACCCCATGGAACCACCTCAGTGGTGGCTGATCCCCATGAAATTGCCAATGTCCTGGGAATAACTGGTATCAACTACATGATGCAAGATGCCAGCACAGTTCCCCTCCGCTTTTTTTTCACTGCCCCCTCATGCGTACCTGCCACCCCCTTTGAAACTTCAGGAGCAGTGCTAGGACCTGAAGAAATAGAGGAACTCCTCCAGATGGATGATGTGGTGGCACTGGGGGAGATGATGAACTTCCCAGGAGTTATAGGGGAAAACCCCATTGTTTTGGAGAAGATTAAACTCGCTCACAAACATTCTAAGCCAGTTGATGGCCATGCACCCCTACTTTCCGGTACTGATCTTTGTAAGTACATAGCTGCAGGCATATCCACTGATCATGAGTGCAGCAGACTGGAGGAGGCGCGTGAGAAGAAGAAACTGGGTATGAAGATAATGATCCGGGAAGGATCATCAGCCCGGAACCTGGAGGAACTTTGGAGTGTGGGTGGTGATTTCCTGGTATCTGATGACCGGCACCCAGAAGACCTTCTGGAGGGACACCTAGACCAGACACTCCAAAAAGCAGTTCAACTTGGCATGGATCCTGTGGAAGCCATTCGGATGGTTACCGTGAATCCAGCATCCCATTACCATCTTGATACTGGCCTTATAAGTCCTGGTAAAAAAGCAGATCTGGTGCTGGTGGAGGATCTGGAAAAATTCAAGGTTCAAAAGGTTCTGATAGATGGGAAGCTGGTTGCTCAAGAAGGCAAGGTGCTTTTCAAAGTTCAACCTACTCCAATTGAAAATACGTTCCAGTTAAGCGATACCAAACCATCTGATTTTGAAATATACTCCAACATCTCCAACGCAACCAACGCAACCAACGCAACCAACGCAACCAACGCAACCAACGCAACCAACGCAACCAACGCAACCAACGCAACCAACGCAACCAACGCAACCAACGCAACCAACGCAAATAAAGCCAAAGTAAGAGTTATTAAAGTTATTGAAGGGCAGCTTCTTACTGAGGAATCTGAAACTGCATTAAAGATTGAAAATAATATTTTAAAACCCGATCTTCAACAGGATATTCTGAAAATTGCAGTGGTGGAAAGATACGGGGCTAATAATATTTCCAATGCATTTATAAATGGTTTTGGACTTAAAGAAGGTGCGATTGCATCCAGTGTTGCCCATGATTCCCATAACATCATAGTGGTTGGTACTAACAGCCAGGACATGGCAGTAGCGGTCAACACTCTTAAAAAAAACAGAGGAGGATTGGTTGCAGTTCGTGATGATGAAGTTCATTCACTTAAACTCCCAATAGCAGGTCTCATGAGTACTATGAATGCCCAGGATGTATATAACCAGTTGACTCATTTACATGATGTGGTTGAGGATATGGGTTCTAAGCTGACCTCACCATTCATGACCATGTCTTTCATGGCTCTTCTGGTGATTCCCAGACTTAAAATAAGTGATAAGGGCTTATTTGATGTGGAAAGTTTCCAGTTTGTAGATGTTTTAAAATGA
- a CDS encoding DUF447 domain-containing protein, which produces MLDLYSVGMERGLLYETIVTTRNPDGTPNAAPIGVICKEAHEVVVYLHQGSRTFDNVRSEKHFCVNILRDPMIFVESTIGNMDPAKFQTQGPDFSIKGAEAFFSVEVISEKLVQRDDHLGTSTLDVVRARVQDVIKNQEHVNPLNRAIYGIIEALVYLSRIDIVSEDERKSYLEKLSETSRVVNKVGSEDHKKAMKKILEFLEK; this is translated from the coding sequence ATGTTGGATCTTTATTCTGTGGGTATGGAACGTGGTCTTCTGTATGAGACTATAGTTACCACCCGAAACCCGGATGGAACCCCTAATGCTGCACCTATCGGTGTTATCTGTAAAGAAGCCCATGAGGTTGTTGTTTACCTCCACCAGGGATCCAGAACATTCGACAATGTGAGGAGTGAGAAACATTTCTGTGTGAACATACTCAGGGATCCAATGATTTTTGTTGAATCAACCATAGGAAACATGGACCCTGCAAAATTCCAGACTCAGGGTCCTGATTTCAGTATCAAAGGGGCAGAAGCTTTTTTCTCTGTAGAGGTGATCAGTGAAAAACTGGTGCAACGTGATGATCACCTGGGAACTTCCACCTTAGATGTGGTAAGGGCCAGGGTTCAGGATGTGATTAAAAACCAGGAACACGTTAATCCATTAAATAGGGCTATTTATGGAATAATTGAGGCCCTGGTGTACCTTAGCAGGATAGATATTGTTTCTGAAGATGAGAGGAAATCATATCTTGAGAAGTTGAGTGAAACCTCCAGGGTAGTAAATAAGGTGGGTTCAGAGGATCATAAAAAAGCCATGAAGAAGATTTTAGAATTCCTTGAAAAGTAA
- a CDS encoding DUF2124 domain-containing protein, with the protein MRETEKFRGLNGNLMAFKREVEGAQKVTFAGIPGVCSPFAELFAYVIRDKESVFVAKTDLDSARKIERTPLGMQFTDKVDPRSSVVALLGGLSMPQYEVNVSDVQKMIEDILEPGGKVIGLCYMNMFENAGWDDKIDFDCIINGILTGDVYKKD; encoded by the coding sequence ATGAGAGAAACAGAAAAGTTCAGAGGATTAAACGGCAACCTGATGGCTTTCAAGAGGGAAGTAGAGGGTGCACAAAAGGTTACTTTTGCAGGAATTCCCGGTGTTTGCAGTCCATTTGCAGAACTATTTGCATATGTAATCCGAGATAAAGAATCAGTTTTTGTTGCCAAAACAGATTTGGATTCAGCTCGCAAAATTGAACGCACACCACTTGGTATGCAATTTACAGATAAAGTAGATCCACGTAGCAGTGTTGTGGCTCTTTTGGGGGGTCTGTCTATGCCCCAATACGAAGTAAATGTATCTGATGTGCAGAAGATGATTGAAGACATACTGGAACCCGGTGGAAAGGTCATTGGCCTGTGTTACATGAACATGTTCGAAAATGCAGGTTGGGATGATAAAATTGATTTTGACTGTATTATTAATGGTATTTTAACTGGAGATGTTTATAAAAAGGATTAA